A segment of the Mycobacterium intracellulare ATCC 13950 genome:
CTGCAGACGCCGGGCAAGCAACGCGACCTGATCGCCGCGCTGCGCGAGACCGACCCCGATGCAACGCCCCAGCCCACTCGAGGCGCCGACCACCACTGTCCTTGACATATTCGCCCTCTCTTGTAACGCGAGACGCTGTCGCCAGAAACCTACCGGATGCGACTCGTCCGTTGGCGATCACTCGCTACTTAAGTCGCCACGACGGCGTTCCGGTCGCCTGACTTGGCCCGGTACATGGCCTCATCCGCGCGCGCGGTGACCGCGTCGACGGACTCGGCGGGAAGGGCGAGCGTGGCACCGATGCTCAAGGTCGCGCCTATCGTGTTGCCGGAAACGTGGATGGGTTCGGCGACGCGCCGGCGAATCTTCTCGGCGATCTGGGCGAGCTCGTCGGCGCTGCGGACGCCGGGCAACAGGATCAGCATTTCGTCCCCGCCCGTGCGCCCCACGGTGTCCTCGCGGCGGACGCTCGCCCGGATCCGCGCCGCGACGGTCGCCAGCACGACGTCGCCCGTCCCGTGTCCCCACCGGTCGTTGATCGCCTTGAAGTGGTCAACGTCGCAGAACAGCACGCCCACATGCGTTTCGGGAGGCCGCGGTTGCCGCAGCGCGGCGTCCAGGCGGGCCAGGGCCTCGGCCCGGTTCACCAGGCCGGTGAGGGTGTCGAACCGTGCCAACCGTTCCAATTGTTGTTCGGCCTCGACCTGATCGTCGACCACCCGCAACGCCGCGATGAGCCCATCGGTGTTGCCCTGGGCATCGGTGTAAGGCTTCCCATGACCGTCGACCCAGTGGTATTCGCCGTCGAGGGAACACACCCGGAAGCGTTGGAGCACCTGTTCGCCCCCCGCGATGCGGCGCAGGGCGGTTTGGAGTTTGTCGCGGTCCTCGGGGTGGATGCGGCGGGCGAAATCCGTGCCGGTCCACCTCGACAGCGGGCCGCCCAGCGCGGGTTCCACGGACGGGGAGATCCACGCGACCCCGCCGCCGCGAAAGTGCACGATGATGTCGACGGCGTTGTCCGCGAGGATGCGATATCGCGTCTCGGCCTCGGCGCGTTGCTTGCTGGCCAGCTCCTTGGCGATCAGCAGGTGCTGCTCGCGCTGGCTGAAGTAGAAGGTCACTGCGCCGACGACCGCGGTTCCCAGCAGGATCGAGAAGGTCCACTGCGCGTTGGCGTCCGGGCCGAGCTCCAAAAAGATCGGCCTCACCACGGCCACGACGAGCGGAAAGCCGGCCAGGATCGCGAGCAACCGGACCAGCGAGGACCGGTCGGGCCGCGCGAGCAGCCACGCGAGCGGAAACCGGTCAACGCGCGCCAGCGACGTGGCCGCGACGAGCAGCAACAGGGCCGCTGCCGTCAGGAACGCCTGGCCCTTTGACGGCGAGACCCCCACCAGCGCCAGCGCGTCGAACAGGTAGGCCCCGGCCGTGACGAACGGGATGGCAGCGCTCGCCGCCAGGCACAGCGGCCAGACCGCGCGGGTGCACCGATCCACCCGGATCAGCGCGACGGCGGTCGCCAACGGCAGGGCCGACAACGCGGTCTGAACGCTCGGGCGCCCCGGCCACGACCACTCGCGCATGCCGACGGCCTCACCGAACCAGATCCTGTCCACGGTGAACGAGCCGAGGCTCGCGTACTCCGCGAGCACGAGGACGGCGAAGGCGGCCGCGGCCGCGGCCAAACACCGTCCGGCCCATCGGCGCTCGCGCGAGGGACTCCCCCATTGCAGCAGGATCGCCGCGCCCAGCGCGGCCAGCCACAGCGCGGTCCACGGCATCATCTGCGGCCAGGTCGGATAGATCCGCGTCAAGCGCTCGATGCCGGCCGTCCAGCCCACCCACGTCAGCGCTGCGACCACGAGCACCAACAGCGCGGCGGCCCGCCCGGAGGTGTTCATCGCCGATTCCAGTCGCGCGTCAGGACCGGGCCTGTCCATCGGCTGTCCCTCTCGTTCCCGGCGCTCGGCGCGCAGCATCAATGCCGCCGCCGAAAAAATTAGCCGATGTGGCTTGTCGGCGAGAGCGATTCACCCGATCGGGGGAACGGGGCGGTCGTCGGGGACTAGCTCGACGGGAGTCCCTGCAGCACCACGGCGGTGTGGGCTTCCACGTTGAGGGTGCCTCCGCCGGGCACCTCGTCGGCGGGGGTGGTCTCGTCGGGCCCGGTGTACACCACCACCTGCCAGGCGGCACCGAATTCCTTTGGCGGAAGGGTGAATTCGATCGGTTCGTGGTGGGCGTTGAAGCACAGCAGGAACGAATCGTCCAGCACCCGTTGGCCCCGCTCGTCGCGGCCGGGGATGCCGTGGCCGTTGAGGAACACCGCGACGGACTTGGCGAAGCCCGCGCCCCAGTCCTCGTCGCTCATCTCCGTGCCGTCGGGAGTGAACCAGGCGATGTCGGGCAGCCCGCCCTGGCCGCGGCGGCCCACCGGCTTTCCGGAAAAGAACCGGCGCCGCCGGAACACCGGATGCTCGGCACGCAGCGCCGACACCGTGCGGGTGAACTCCAGCAGGCCCGCGTCGGCGTTGGCCCAGTCGATCCAGGTGAGCTCGTTGTCCTGGCAGTAGCCGTTGTTGTTGCCGTTCTGGGTGCGGCCGAGTTCGTCGCCGTGGCAGATCATCGGAACGCCCTGCGACAACAGCAGGGTGGTCAGGAAGTTGCGCTGCTGCCGGGCGCGTAGCGCCTTGACGGCCTCGTCGTCGGTGGGGCCTTCGGCGCCGCAGTTCCAGGACCGGTTGTGGCTTTCGCCGTCGTTGTTGTCCTCGCCGTTGGCCTCGTTGTGCTTCTCGTTGTAGGACACCAGGTCCCGCAGCGTGAACCCGTCGTGGGCGATGACGAAGTTGATCGACGCCACCGGTCGCCGCGCGGTGTGCTCGTAGAGGTCTGCGGAACCGGACAGCCGGTAGGCGAATTCGTCGAGGGTGGCGGGCTCGCCGCGCCAGAAGTCGCGGACGGTGTCGCGGTACTTGCCGTTCCATTCCGTCCACTGCGGCGGGAAGTTGCCCACCTGATAGCCGCCCGGCCCGACGTCCCACGGTTCGGCGATCAGCTTGACCTGGCTGACGGTCGGATCCTGTTGCACGAGTTCGAAAAACGTCGACAGCCGGTCGACGTCGTAGAACTCGCGGGCCAACGTCGAGGCCAGGTCGAAGCGGAAGCCGTCGACGTGCATCTCGGTCACCCAGTAGCGCAGGGAATCCATGATGAGCTGCAGCGCGTGCGGATGCCCGACGTTGAGGCTGTTACCCGTGCCGGTGTAGTCCATGTAGTACTGCTTGTCGTCGTCAACCAGCCGGTAGTAGGCGGCGTTGTCGATGCCGCGCATCGACAATGTCGGCCCCAGGTGGTTTCCCTCGGCCGTGTGGTTGTAGACCACGTCAAGGATGACCTCGATGCCGGCTTCATGCAGCGAGCGCACCATGGCCTTGAACTCCTGCACCTGGCCGCCCGGTGTGGTCGCGCTGGAGTACTTGAAGTCGGGCGCGAAGAAACCGATCGTGTTGTAGCCCCAGTAGTTGGACAGGCCCTTGTCGACCAGCGTGGAGTCGTTGGCGAAGTGGTGCACCGGCATCAATTCGATGGCCGTGATGCCGAGATCCTTGAGGTGGTCGATGATCACCGGGTGGGCCACCGCGGCGTAGGTGCCGCGCAGCTGTTCGGGGATGTCCGGGTGGGTCTGGGTCAGGCCCTTGACGTGTGCCTCGTAGATGACGGTGTCGGCGTAGTGGCGGTCCGGTGGGCGGTCGTTTCCCCAGTCGAAGTAGGGGCTGATCACGACCGACTTGGGCATGCTGGCCGCCGAGTCGTCGTCGTTGCGGCTGTCGGGGTCGCCGAAGTTGTAGCTGAAGAGCGATTGATTCCACTCGAACGAGCCGTCGATGGCCTTGGAGTACGGATCCACCAGCAGCTTGTTCGGGTTGCATCGGTGCCCCGCCTGCGGGTCGTACGGACCGTGCACGCGGTAGCCGTAGCGCTGGCCGGGTTCGATGTTGGGGATGTAGGCGTGCCAGATGAAGCCGTCGACCTCGGGCAGGGTGATGCGGCTCTCGGTGCCCTCGGCGTCGAACAGGCACAGCTCCACCCGCTCGGCCACCTCGCTGAACAGCGCGAAATTGGTGCCCGCGCCGTCGTAGGTCGCGCCCAGGGGGTAGGCCCTGCCGGGCCACACCTCGCCGGTGGGTGTGGGGGCGCCGGCGTCTGCGGCCTCTGCTGGAGTCATGGCGCATCCAATACCCGGCGAAAGCGCCGGTCAAACTCCCGGGCCGCTCGCCGGGGCGGCGTCACTACACGGAAAGCCTTGTGGCATAGCCGATCACGGATTGAGGATGACCTTCACCGCTCCGTCCTGCTTCTTCTGGAAGATCTCGTACGCGTGCGGCGCCTCATCGAGCGGAAGCACGTGGGTGGCAAACGTGTCGACGCCGAGCGGGTCGTCGTCGGTCAGCAGCGGCATGATGTCGTCGACCCAGCGCTTGACGTTGGCCTGCCCCATCCGCAGGGTGACCTGCTTGTCGAACAGGGTGAGCATCGGCAGCGGGTCCGCCATGCCGCCGTACACGCCGATCAGCGAGATCGTGCCGCCGCGCCGCACGATGTCGATGGCCGAGTACAGGGCGGACAGCCGGTCCACGCCGGCCGTTTGCATGAGCCGCTTGGCCAGCGCGTCCGGCAACAGCCCGGTGGCCTGCTGCGCCAATTTGGCGGTCGGCGAGCCGTGCGCCTCCATGCCCACCGCTTCGATCACGGAGTCGGATCCACGCCCGTCGGTCAGGTCACGGATCGCGTCACCGAGCGAGGAGTCGAGCCGGCCCACATCGATGGTGTGAATGCCGCGTTGCGCCGCGCGGCCCAGCCGCTCCGGGACCAGGTCGACGGCGATGACGCGGTAACCCAGGTGATCGGCGATGCGGGCCGCCATGTCCCCGATGGGGCCCAGTCCGAGCACGGTGACCGTGCCGCCCTCCGGGATGTCGGCGTAAGCCACCGCCTGCCACGCGGTGGGAAGCACGTCGGACAGATAGACGAACCGCGAATCGGGCGGTCCCACAGGGACTTTGATGTGGGTGAACTGGGCCTGGGGGACGCGCAGCAGCTCCGCTTGCCCGCCGGGGACTTCGCCGTAGAGCTCCGAATAGCCGAACAGCGCCGCCCCCATGCCCTGGTCGCGCACCTGGGTGGTCTCGCACTGGGTGTAGAGCTGCTGGCCGCACATGTAGCAACTGCCGCAAGAGATTTGGAAGGGGATGACGACCCGGTCCCCCACCCGAAGGTCGCCCGTCTGGGTGCCGACCTCCCGCACGATGCCCATCGGTTCGTGGCCGAGGATGTCCCCCGGCTTCATGAAGGCCCCGAGGATCTCGTAGAGGTGCAGGTCCGACCCGCAGATGTTGGTCGATGTCACCTCGACGATGGCATCGGTGGGCTGCTCGATCTTCGGGTCGGGCACCGACTCCACCCTGACATCGCGCTTGCCGTGCCACGTGACAGCCTTCATGGAAAGGGCGCATACCCGTCTGCCACCCGACGAAACGACGGCGCCGGCGCCCGTCGTGGTCAGTGCGCGCGGTGCTTGAGCGGATGCTCGCTCTCGATCAGCGCCCGCGCGATCTCGATCAGCTTGATGTTGGATTGTTGCGAGACCCGGGTGAGCAACTGGAACGCCTCAACGGCGTCGATACCGAAGCGCTCCATGATGACCCCCTTCGCCTGCCCGATGATGTCGCGCGAGGCCAGGGCGCTGCGGAACTGATCGTTGCGGCGCATCATCGACCACGCGAGGGCAATGTGCGTGGCGAACACCGTGCCGATCTCCACCGACTCCTCGCTGAACGCGTGCGGGTGGTCGGCATAGAAATTCAGCGCCGCCATGCTGCCGCCGTCGATGAACAACTCGAACGACAGGATGGAGCGGATCGGGGTCTGCTCGAGCGCCATGCGGCGGTAGCGCAACCAGCGCCGTTCGGCGCTCAGGTCCGTGATCTGCATGATGTGGTGCTCCCAGGCCGCGGCCAGGCAAGGCCCCTCGCCGGAGGTGTCCTGGATGGCGTCCAGCACCATCGGGTAGCGATGCGTGGCGACCACACTGCTGACCGAAGCGCCCTTCTCGGCCAGGGTGATCCCCGCGTACTGGGCGCCGGTGACGTGCTGGACCCCGTCGTCGAGCAGTTCGTGCAGGCCGGCCGCGGTGCCGCTATGTTCACGCTCCAGATTGGCCACCAGCTCCACCAAATGATTGGCAATCGTGGCGCTGCCGTCTCGCATCACATCACCCCCGGAACCGTTCGTGGCCCGCAGAGCCCTTCCTGATAGGCGTCGCGATGGCACGCAAAGCGTGCGCATACCAACGCTCACCAGAAGTCTATGAGCCATTCAACGAAGCGCAAGGCACGATAACGAAACGCCCGGACGACAGCGTAGGCGGCGGCATCCGAGCGGGAGGACGCCCTGGGCCGTTTTTGCCCGGCCTGTCCCCTTGGATTCCCTTGTCGAACAGTCGTTTTCAAGCCGTCGTCGGTCCCGGGGCGGCGCGGGACACTCCTCACCACCGAAGTCCGCCTACACTCGGGTCGGTGACCTCCATTGTGATCGTGGGAAGCGGCTTCACCGGATTCACCTGCGCCCGCCGTCTGGCCCGGATTCTGCGCCGGCGGCACGCGCCCGTGGACATCACGATCATTTCTCCGGTCGACTACATGCTGTACACACCGTTGCTGCCCGACGTGGCGGGCGGGGTGGTCGACGCCCGGTTTGTCGCTGTCCCACTGGCTAATTCGTTGCGGGGCGTGCACGCGGTGCGCGGCCGCGTCGACGGGGTGGACTTCGCGCAACAGACGCTGACGTATTGCGATCCCGAGGAACGCAGCCATTCCATGTCCTGGGACCGGCTGGTGCTCACGCCGGGGTCGGTGACGCGGTTGTTCGACGTCCCGGGCCTCGCGAGGCATGCGCGCGGGTTGAAGACCACCGCCGAGGCGCTCTACCTGCGCGACCACTTCGTCGAGCAGCTGGAGCTGGCCAACATCGAGGACGATCCGCAGGTGGCCGCCGCCCGGCGCACCGTGGTAGTGGTCGGCGCGTCCTACTCGGGCACCGAGTTGGTGGCGCAGCTGCGGGCGCTGGCCGACGCGGCGGCCAAACAGATGGGCTTCAACCCCGCCGAAGTGCGATTCCTGCTCCTGGACCTGGCGGAGCAGGTGATGCCCGAGGTGGGCAAGAAGCTCGGCGAGGCCGCGATGAAAGTGTTGCGCAAGCGCGGTATCGACGTCCGGCTCGGCGTCACGCTCAAGCAAGCGCACGCCGATCACGTTGTGCTGAGCGACGATTCACGCATCGACACGCACACGATCGCCTGGGTGACGGGGGTGACCGGCGCCCCGCTGATCCAAGACCTGGGGCTGCCGACCGAGAAAGGCCGGATCACGGTGCAGCCCGATCTGCAGGTGCCCGGTCACCCGGAGGTGTTCGCCGCCGGCGATGCGGCCGCGGTTCCCGACCTCACCCAGCCCGGCCAGATCACGCCGCCGACCGCCCAGCACGCCACCCGGCAGGGCAAGGTGCTGGCCCGCAACGTCGCCGCCAGCCTCGGTTACGGCAGCCCCAAGCAATACAAGCACCGCAACCTGGGTCTGGTGGTCGATCTCGGGCCCCGCTACGCGGTGGCCAACCCGCTGAACATCCAGTTGTCCGGGCTGCCGGCCAAACTCGTCACGAGGTCCTACCACCTGTACGCGATTCCGCGCGGCGTCAACCGATGGGCGGTCTCGCTGGCCTACCTGACCGACGTGCTGTTCAACCGCTCCGTCGTCTCCATCGGGTTGTCCTCTGAGGACGACGCGCAATTCACGGCCAGCGAGGGCATCCCGATGCCCAAGACCAGCTGATCGTCAGCCTTCGGCGGACTGCTGGGCCATCGCGTAGGCGAGCTGAAGGAAATCCGCCCCGGCCAACGCGCTGAAGACGCCCGCGATCAGCCGGGTGAACCGGGGTACGAACACCAGACCGATGGCGAATCCGGTGGCGACCCACATGTCCAGGCAGAACGGGCAGGTCAGCAACTCGCCCAGGCTGTGCCGAAGCTCGCTGTGCTCGCGGACCTCTTCCTGGACCTCGGCCGGCCCGCCGGTGCCCGCGTAATGCGTGAACGGGGCGCGCAGCGGACTGGTCACCGCGTCTTTGGTCAACGTTCGCGAGAGCTTGTGGGTGCCCAGCGTGAGGATGATCAGGTCCTGAATCCGCCAGCGCGACGGCAACGTGCGCCCGCTGACCACCGCGGCGATTACCGCCGCCGTCACGACGAGGCCGTAGACCACCAACACCGCCAGGTAGCCCCCCAGCGGGCGGGGATTGTCGCCGCGGTAGGCGTCCGCCTCCTTGCGTGCACCGTCCACCACCTGGGCGCCGGTTTCCGTCAACTCACCCATCGCTTCTCCTTGAAGGCATAGGGGGTCGAGTACCCGGCGCCGCCCGGCGCAATCGGCGATCAGCTCACCGCCGCGTGCCCTCCCGGTCCCGGGACTCGGCGGGCTTGGCCGCCTTCGCCGCTTCTCGCAACGTGCGGTTGGTGGACCGCAGGTCGGTGTTGGCGGCCGCCAACGTCTCGTTGTCGTCTTCGAGTTCGAGGATGCGAGCGATGCCGGCCAGGTTGACGCCGGCCTCGACCAGACCGCTGATGCGGCGGAGCCGCGCGAGGTCGTCGGCGCTGTAACGGCGCGTTCCCCCTTGACTTCTCGCGGGCATGAGCAGCCCGTAGCGTTCGTAGAGCCGCAACGATTGCACCGGAATCCCGGACAGTTCGGCGGCCACCGAGATTCCGTACACGCCGTGGCCGGACGCCGGAGCCCCGGCCTCGCCGCGATGTTCGACCATCGCACATCCCCTCAGCTGATTCATTCAAAAAATCTGTTTAGCACACTTGCATGAATATGTCGACAATGCTATACCGAATCTATGTCGTCAGACACAGGAAATTTGTCGGACCACAGCGTAGATCGGAGTGAGAGGTGACAACCATGCTGATGCGTTCAGATCCCTTCCGTGAGCTCGACCGCTTTGCCCACCAGGTGCTCGGCACGGCCGCCCGGCCTGCAGTGATGCCGATGGACGCCTGGCGCCAGGGCGAGGAGTTCGTCGTCGAGTTCGACCTGCCCGGCATCGATGCCGACTCGCTGGACATCGACATCGAGCGCAATGTCGTGACCGTGCGCGCCGAACGCCCGGCCCTCGACCCCAACCGCGAGATGCTGGCCACCGAGCGCCCGCGCGGCGTGTTCAGCCGCCAGCTGGTGCTCGGCGAAAACCTCGACACCGACAAGATCCAGGCCTCCTATTCCGAAGGTGTCCTGAGTCTGCACATCCCGGTGGCCGAGAAGGCCAAGCCCCGCAAGATCGCCGTCGGCCGCGGCGACGGGCACCGCGCCGTCGCAGAGGGCGCCACCCAGCGCGAGGTCATCAACGCCTGACCGGGCGACGGACCGGGCGGCGGCCGCAGGCGCACGCGCTCGCGTGCCGGCCTCGCGGCCGCCGCCCGCCACGGCAGTGAGCGAGGAGCCACGGTGGAATCGACATGGGAACTCAACGGCGAAACGGCCAGCGTCGAGCAGGCGTTGTCCGGCGGCAACGCGCAACCCGCGGGCTGGTTTCGGTTCCACTTCACCGATCAGCGGTGGGAATGGTCGGAACAGGTGCAGCGGATGCACGGCTACGAGCCGGGCACCGTCGTGCCCACCACCGATTTGGTGCTCTCGCACAAACACCCCGATGACCGCGGGCAGGTCGCGGCCACCATCGATCAGATCGTGAACACCCGCCAGGCGTTCAGCACCCGGCACCGGATCATCGACACCGGCGGAAACGTACGCCACGTCGTCGTGGTCGGCGATCGGCTCTACAACGACGACGGCGACGTGATCGGGACGCACGGGTTCTACATCGACGTCTCCGCATCGAACGGGCAGGTGCACGAGGACGCGGTCAGCGCAAAACTCGCTCAGATCAGCGAGAATCGGGCGGGCATCGAACGCGCCAAGGGCATGCTGATGCTGATCTACGGCCTCAGCGACAGCGCGGCCTTCGAGTTGCTCCGATGGCTCTCGCAGGAGGCGAATGTCAAGCTGCGCACGCTCGCCGAGCAGATCGCCGAGGACTTCCGCGGCGCGGGCTTGCCGCTCAATACCCAGTCGGAATTCGACCATTTGCTCCTGACGGCGCACCAGCGCGTCCGTCCCGCCGACGACCGCGGGTAAGGCACTGCAGCCCACGTCTTTTCGGCGTGGGCGACCCGCTGGGGACCGTCCGCATTTATGCTGACCACGATGGCGAATCACGGCCCCGATCCCACGACGCCGCTGTGGCGCGCGGCGCAGGTTTTTCGGTTGCTGAGTTGCGTGTATGCCGCCGGGTTTCAAATCGCGATCAATCCCGATCTGCGCCGGCCCGCGCTCGGTTGGGTCCTGTTCACTGTGCTGATCGGCTGGAGCGCGGCGTGCGCCGTCGCCTACCTGCGGGGGTTCGGGCGACGACCGTCCTGGGTGCTGGCCGAGATCGCGATCGCGGTGTTGCTCATGTGGTCGAACACCGTCGTCGCGACGCCGCACTGGGCGGCCGAGAACCAGACCTGGCCGACGACGTTGTGGGCGAGCAATCCCACGATTTCCGCCGCGATCCAGTTCGGCCCCGGTGGCGGGATGCTGACGGGCCTGGCGGTGATGGCCACCAATTTCGCCGTCAAGGACTACCTCGCCCTCAACCTGGGGCACAACGCCACCGTCATCATCGAGCTGGCCATCGGCATGGCGATCGGCATGGCCGCGCAGACCGCGCGCCGCGCGCACGCCGAACTGCAACGGGCCGCCCAGTTGAGCGCCGCGGTGCAGGAACGCGAGCGGCTGTCCCGCGAGGTGCACGACGGCGCCATCCAGGTGCTGGCGCTGGTCGCCAAGAAGGGCCATGAAATCGGCGGCGCCACAGCGGAACTCGCCGACCTGGCGAGCGAGCAAGAACGAGCGCTGCGTCGATGGGCGGCATGCACCGATATCGATCCCGATGCCGACGGCGCCACGATGGATCTGCGCACGCTGCTGCGATGCCGGGCGTCCGACCGGGTGTCGATCAGCCTGCCGGCGACTCCGGTGTTGTTGGGACGCCGGATAGGGACGGAGCTCGACGCCGCGGTGGGCAATGCCCTGGACAACGTCGGTGCCCATGCGGGACCGGAGGCACGCGCGTACGTACTCGTGGAGGACCTCGGCGATTCCGTCGTGGTCAGTGTCCGCGACGACGGCGTGGGCATTGCGGCCGGTCGACTCGAGGAGGCGGCGCGTCAGGGACGCCTGGGCGTCTCCCAATCGATCGTCGGGCGGCTGGCGTCGCTCGGCGGCACCGCGCAACTGCGCAGCGGCCCCGGCGAGGGCACCGAGTGGGAGTTGTGCGTGCCCCGCGGGGAGGGACGTCGTGGCTGAGGATGCGGCGCCGGCGACGGTGATGGTGGTCGACGACCATCCGATCTGGCGTGATGCGGTCGCGCGCGACCTGGCCGAGGGCGGATTCACCGTGGTGGCCACGGCCGACGGGGTGGCCGCCGCGGGGCGGCGGGCGGCCGTGGTCAAACCCGACGTGGTGGTGATGGATATGCAGCTGCCCGACGGGAACGGCGCACAGGCCACCGCGGCGGTGCTCGCGGCGTCGCCGTCGACGCGGGTGCTGGTGCTGTCGGCCTCCGACGAACGTGAGGACGTCTTGGAAGCCGTCAAAGCCGGTGCGACGGGATACCTGGTCAAGAGCGCCTCGAAATCCGAACTGGCACAGGCTGTGACGGCGACGGCCGCGGGCCGGGCCGTGTTCACCCCGGGGCTGGCCGGACTGGTGCTGGGTGAATACCGGCGCATCGCGCAGAGCAAGGACGACGGCCCCGCCCGTCCCAGCCTGACCGAACGCGAGACAGAGGTGTTGCGGTACGTCGCAAAAGGGCTGTCCGCCAAGCAGATCGCCATGAAGCTGTCGTTGAGCCACCGCACGGTCGAAAACCATGTGCAGGCGACATTCCGTAAGCTTCAGGTCGCGAACCGGGTGGAATTGGCGCGCTACGCGATCGAGCATGGCCTGGACTCCGAACCGTGACCCGCTGTTAGCGGGGTGCCCCGCCGGTCTCGTGGGCCACCGCCCGCGCGGCGACGAGTGCGGCCACGACCACGGCCATGCACACCAGCCCGTCGTCCTTGAGGCCCCACCTGATCGCGGCCAGGATCGCGACACCGGCCACGCACAGCAGCGCGCCGACGACCGCGCCCCGCCCGCGCGAGGTGACGGTCCCGGCGCCGTCCCAGCCGGCCAGCGGGTTGTTTTCGAGCGGCCGCAACGCGACGAACAGCACGGCCACGGCGAGGACCACGATGAGCACCTGCGCGACGCTGACGGCGAGGAAATCCGGCTGGCCCGGAAACCGCGGGGAGCCAAGGTAATCGAAGAGC
Coding sequences within it:
- a CDS encoding sensor domain-containing diguanylate cyclase, with translation MLRAERREREGQPMDRPGPDARLESAMNTSGRAAALLVLVVAALTWVGWTAGIERLTRIYPTWPQMMPWTALWLAALGAAILLQWGSPSRERRWAGRCLAAAAAAFAVLVLAEYASLGSFTVDRIWFGEAVGMREWSWPGRPSVQTALSALPLATAVALIRVDRCTRAVWPLCLAASAAIPFVTAGAYLFDALALVGVSPSKGQAFLTAAALLLLVAATSLARVDRFPLAWLLARPDRSSLVRLLAILAGFPLVVAVVRPIFLELGPDANAQWTFSILLGTAVVGAVTFYFSQREQHLLIAKELASKQRAEAETRYRILADNAVDIIVHFRGGGVAWISPSVEPALGGPLSRWTGTDFARRIHPEDRDKLQTALRRIAGGEQVLQRFRVCSLDGEYHWVDGHGKPYTDAQGNTDGLIAALRVVDDQVEAEQQLERLARFDTLTGLVNRAEALARLDAALRQPRPPETHVGVLFCDVDHFKAINDRWGHGTGDVVLATVAARIRASVRREDTVGRTGGDEMLILLPGVRSADELAQIAEKIRRRVAEPIHVSGNTIGATLSIGATLALPAESVDAVTARADEAMYRAKSGDRNAVVAT
- the glgX gene encoding glycogen debranching protein GlgX — protein: MTPAEAADAGAPTPTGEVWPGRAYPLGATYDGAGTNFALFSEVAERVELCLFDAEGTESRITLPEVDGFIWHAYIPNIEPGQRYGYRVHGPYDPQAGHRCNPNKLLVDPYSKAIDGSFEWNQSLFSYNFGDPDSRNDDDSAASMPKSVVISPYFDWGNDRPPDRHYADTVIYEAHVKGLTQTHPDIPEQLRGTYAAVAHPVIIDHLKDLGITAIELMPVHHFANDSTLVDKGLSNYWGYNTIGFFAPDFKYSSATTPGGQVQEFKAMVRSLHEAGIEVILDVVYNHTAEGNHLGPTLSMRGIDNAAYYRLVDDDKQYYMDYTGTGNSLNVGHPHALQLIMDSLRYWVTEMHVDGFRFDLASTLAREFYDVDRLSTFFELVQQDPTVSQVKLIAEPWDVGPGGYQVGNFPPQWTEWNGKYRDTVRDFWRGEPATLDEFAYRLSGSADLYEHTARRPVASINFVIAHDGFTLRDLVSYNEKHNEANGEDNNDGESHNRSWNCGAEGPTDDEAVKALRARQQRNFLTTLLLSQGVPMICHGDELGRTQNGNNNGYCQDNELTWIDWANADAGLLEFTRTVSALRAEHPVFRRRRFFSGKPVGRRGQGGLPDIAWFTPDGTEMSDEDWGAGFAKSVAVFLNGHGIPGRDERGQRVLDDSFLLCFNAHHEPIEFTLPPKEFGAAWQVVVYTGPDETTPADEVPGGGTLNVEAHTAVVLQGLPSS
- a CDS encoding zinc-dependent alcohol dehydrogenase, with amino-acid sequence MKAVTWHGKRDVRVESVPDPKIEQPTDAIVEVTSTNICGSDLHLYEILGAFMKPGDILGHEPMGIVREVGTQTGDLRVGDRVVIPFQISCGSCYMCGQQLYTQCETTQVRDQGMGAALFGYSELYGEVPGGQAELLRVPQAQFTHIKVPVGPPDSRFVYLSDVLPTAWQAVAYADIPEGGTVTVLGLGPIGDMAARIADHLGYRVIAVDLVPERLGRAAQRGIHTIDVGRLDSSLGDAIRDLTDGRGSDSVIEAVGMEAHGSPTAKLAQQATGLLPDALAKRLMQTAGVDRLSALYSAIDIVRRGGTISLIGVYGGMADPLPMLTLFDKQVTLRMGQANVKRWVDDIMPLLTDDDPLGVDTFATHVLPLDEAPHAYEIFQKKQDGAVKVILNP
- a CDS encoding GAF and ANTAR domain-containing protein, with translation MRDGSATIANHLVELVANLEREHSGTAAGLHELLDDGVQHVTGAQYAGITLAEKGASVSSVVATHRYPMVLDAIQDTSGEGPCLAAAWEHHIMQITDLSAERRWLRYRRMALEQTPIRSILSFELFIDGGSMAALNFYADHPHAFSEESVEIGTVFATHIALAWSMMRRNDQFRSALASRDIIGQAKGVIMERFGIDAVEAFQLLTRVSQQSNIKLIEIARALIESEHPLKHRAH
- a CDS encoding NAD(P)/FAD-dependent oxidoreductase, which translates into the protein MTSIVIVGSGFTGFTCARRLARILRRRHAPVDITIISPVDYMLYTPLLPDVAGGVVDARFVAVPLANSLRGVHAVRGRVDGVDFAQQTLTYCDPEERSHSMSWDRLVLTPGSVTRLFDVPGLARHARGLKTTAEALYLRDHFVEQLELANIEDDPQVAAARRTVVVVGASYSGTELVAQLRALADAAAKQMGFNPAEVRFLLLDLAEQVMPEVGKKLGEAAMKVLRKRGIDVRLGVTLKQAHADHVVLSDDSRIDTHTIAWVTGVTGAPLIQDLGLPTEKGRITVQPDLQVPGHPEVFAAGDAAAVPDLTQPGQITPPTAQHATRQGKVLARNVAASLGYGSPKQYKHRNLGLVVDLGPRYAVANPLNIQLSGLPAKLVTRSYHLYAIPRGVNRWAVSLAYLTDVLFNRSVVSIGLSSEDDAQFTASEGIPMPKTS
- a CDS encoding DUF1360 domain-containing protein — translated: MGELTETGAQVVDGARKEADAYRGDNPRPLGGYLAVLVVYGLVVTAAVIAAVVSGRTLPSRWRIQDLIILTLGTHKLSRTLTKDAVTSPLRAPFTHYAGTGGPAEVQEEVREHSELRHSLGELLTCPFCLDMWVATGFAIGLVFVPRFTRLIAGVFSALAGADFLQLAYAMAQQSAEG
- a CDS encoding MerR family transcriptional regulator — its product is MVEHRGEAGAPASGHGVYGISVAAELSGIPVQSLRLYERYGLLMPARSQGGTRRYSADDLARLRRISGLVEAGVNLAGIARILELEDDNETLAAANTDLRSTNRTLREAAKAAKPAESRDREGTRR
- a CDS encoding Hsp20/alpha crystallin family protein; translated protein: MLMRSDPFRELDRFAHQVLGTAARPAVMPMDAWRQGEEFVVEFDLPGIDADSLDIDIERNVVTVRAERPALDPNREMLATERPRGVFSRQLVLGENLDTDKIQASYSEGVLSLHIPVAEKAKPRKIAVGRGDGHRAVAEGATQREVINA